The window ATTTAGTCGTTCTCCAGTGCGCTGCGATATGTCCTCACTAAGCTCtcactgcacgtgtgtgtttgagtccaTCATGCCATTTCTGTGAAGACAGTGGCCCCTAGTGGTCATGCACAAAGTTGCAGGTTGGCAGACAGGCGCTGGACTGAGGCTTGATGGAGTGTGCTGgactctgcatgtgtgtggaccTCTCACATAAAACACAGCATGCTACATTGTTTTTATgctatgagtgagtgtgtgggtggaaaGGTAGCAACACGcagcgtctgtgtgtgagtctcagtCAATAATGTCTCATGCAGACCGCTGACTCTCACTGTGGTGGACATCTGGACCAAACTACTACTAACAGATGGGCTGGGTAACCCTCAACTGAGgttttgtatgcatgtgtgtgtgtgcacgggcgCACATTCAAGAAGTTGTGAGTTTGGTGTCAGTCTtgcttgtatctgtgtgtcctACCTGGGCCACagccacctgtgtgtgttgctgctgttgctggagctgctgctggagcagctggaggtAGTGCTGGGAGGCACGCGGGGCGAGGGACGGAGCGCAGGGGCTTCTGGGAGAGAGGCCCTGGGACGTCAACGTATACAGGGAGCCGCTCTCAAAGTCCTggggacacagaaacacatgtcAAAAACGAGACTAAGCTGGAACGTGGATGTGAACATCGCCCGCTGGGATCTTTCTGTGTCATGGGCTGTTGCCAGtgtgtcagagaaagagagggagagagagataaggagtgtatatttgtgtgtgagagagaaccaGACTGTTCCAAAGTGTGTGTACGCCTGAGTGTGTCATGAACTAGTTGCCATGGACAGCATTGTCACCATGACCGTGGTGAAGGTCATGGTCTGCCTACCAGAcagccaaagagagagagagaaggagatgtgaatctctctgtctctcctccttttttCAATCTCTCTCCTACCGATGCTCCCTGTGTCTCattccttttcctccctccatctttttttccctccatagacatactgtatgttttgcaaagagaagaggaggagagaggagaggagtggaggcgaggagaggaggaggggagatccCAGGTGCTTTCATTTACCAGTCTGGGTTtttgtatgtgcctgtgtgtgttggtgtgtctgtgcttgactGTGTGTCCGTGTTTGTCTTTGCGTTTCTACAGGCAGTTATGTGAGTTCTACAGGCAGTTATGTGAGTTCTACAGGCAGTTGAGTATGATTGCGGGAGAGGCAGGCATCTTTTCTTAAGcagcttttctctcttttcttctcctctcgtcCGTGGAGGAAGAATTGAGTGTGTGGGCTTGTGTATGCATGTCTACAGGGATCTCATGACAATCCTAGCGTTCAGAGCAAGATGAGTTTacggagtgtgtatgtgtgtgtgtcagggccacgtagagggagagagattagtGCTCTGTGTGAGAAGGGTttaggagaggatgaagagccTGTGTTTCTGGAACAACCCTGGTGATGTGAATGTCTAATGACTAACTAGCAACATACCACCACTGGAGGGAGCTCTAACAATACACTAAAATAGTTTCCTTTTACTAGGAAACACTAAGGTAATTAGAGATTTTTTTTACGAAAGACTGTGGTACAAATTTCAATTAGAATATAATATTTACAGCGATAGTGTGGAAAcaggttttatttttttatttttttatatatatatattttacaaaCATTTGACAGAGATTATATTGGTTATGTTTGCTACTATTACCATGTTGCCATGTGCCATAGACTTAAGAGAATTTTGGTAATATTTGAGTGCAAAGGTGCAACAAAGCACACAATGTTACTTGACATCTTTTGACATTGTTCCAAGTGTCATTCTTCAGGAGCTAATTTGCTGTGTCATTGCCAAAAGGGTACAATCAGTAGTTGGCGCAAGGTGGGTTTCTGACCCTGTCACCCACACTCTGTCATGATGACATGAGGAAATACtacttcccctgtctctctttctattcttTCACCTTCagtccctccatctctaactCTCTGCCACGATCaagctctttttctcctcctttccctctctatcccaTCGCTTGATCACAATCTCAATAttccttccttttttttctttctttctgtctataCACCTCCCTTggttcctttctctctgtccctccattcACTTTTTATCTGTATGGAACAGATGTTTAGGTTGACTCAGCTGGATTACTGAGGCTTCTCTCCAAAATCAAAGAAAGCATTcacgttttctttttttgggggattatgtggcccccccttcaTAGCCCAGAGGAACGTTCTGGTTCTCCCtccatgttcctcctcctctgatcCCTCTTATCTCCTTAAGGAACAGATCCTGGCCCCTTATTTGGCTGTTGAGTGGGAATGTTCTAGAAGGGGTAATGCTTCTCTAGAACCTGACTGACACGGGAGTGCAGAGGAAGGTACCAAGGGGCAGGACTGACACAATgtaccctttctctcttcctcccggtCACTCCTACTTCTGTCCGTCCATCTcttatcctcccctctcctaccgtctctccctctgtctcttcattTCATCTCAGACATTCAACACTGACTCCGTAGGGAGGCttgtgggggagtgtgtgtcagcagaACACAGTGTGTCAGCAGAACAGAGGCAAAAGAGCAGAAACAGAACAGAAGAGTGGAGTGCTCATGTAACAGTTTAAGCACGGACACTGCTATCATCGCACTGGCCAGCTGCTAATGTGAATAATAGAACAGAACGTTCTCTGCTTTTGTCGCTGAGCCATCATAgataaagtgtgtttgtgtgtgtgttagctatgGATGCCTGCACGTGAGGGAGTGcacgcgtgtgcctgtgtgcacgTCTTTGTGTGCGCGCGTGAGGCCTCACCCTGATGGTCTGTCCAGGTTTAACCACATTCAGTTCTGCCAGGCTCTGGAGGATCTCGTTGACCGCCTGCTCACACAGCGCACCTCCTGCCGGGGGCTCCGTCGCCACCACGGCCACCTCCTCTTCACGCTCGGCTACTGTCAGCTGACAACCTGGGagaaggggcacacacacacagaccattacAATGCAAAACCTTAACTCATATGTAAacattgcctgtgtgtgtttgtagacagTGTTTCCAGTGTTGGTCGCTCACCCTCCGTGGCAGTCTCCTCTGTGGACTTGTCGCTCTCTCCGTCCGCCTGGCCGTTGTCGTCCTGCTGGGCGTATTGCAGACTTATCTTGTGGCACACCTCGAACGCTTGGCCGACCGTCCTCACTATACGCATGGCCTGAgtctgagagacagaaagagagggagagatatgaaTTTAAAGATAAATGGAAATAGAGATAACGAACCGGaatggagacagagacaaagagagagagagagagagagagagagagagagagagagagagagagagagagagagagagagagagagagagagagagagagagagagagagagagagagagagagagagagaagaagaagagggaaaTAGAGACAGAAAAGTAGAGGTGATTGCCAAAAAATAAGAGTGCTAAATTTTCATCCCATTAGCCTCTGTTAGACACTCGACAGCAAAATGACACCGACATAGACAGAGGGAATTACCTGAGGTTGTGGTAGGGACATACAGTACAGAgataaaacagagagaaagaaagagtgccgGTCTTTGGCGTAAAGCATGAAGTAGGTCGGTGGGtgttctctcactttcttcttGGATTTGAAGACGTTGCACCTGAACGAGTTGCTGGAACCGTCTCTGGCGATGTAGCTGAATATCTTCAGGTCCTGGGAATCGTGCGATACGTAAAAAATCCTAGGAAAAAAACATCACTCATGTAGGTTTAAATTGGCTTACATGAATTCAGTTTCAAATGAACCTGCCAGATACCTAATATGCACACTATCTTGTATATTCTGGAGatcagagggagagtgtgtgtggtttgtatcCCACCTCTCTGGTGGCTGTCATCCTAAATCATTCAGAGTCTATCAAGACTTCCGTAGCTagataggaggggggggagggagctcAGGCAGACTTCCTATGCCGCTGTAGATAAGCGTTGGTTTCATTTATGGGCAAACATGTCGATGCTGCTTTGCTATGCTGTGACATGACCAATTAAAAGTTCCAGGGTGACATTGCTGGCGCACATTTTTCTCTGTCAACATTCTCTTGCTTCCGGGCTTAGTGGTAGAGCATTAGTTATGGTCGTAAATCCAGACCAGCTACGAGATTAGGCAGGATCCGCATACAGCATATTAACAATCGTTCTGCTGCTTCTGTCCTGGTCACTGTACCCTATAGGACACATAAGACTCTGGCTCCAGGCCAgaaccagccagccaggacTGATGCAGGACTATAAACCATGTCCTGCAGGATCCCGGTGGCCCTGTTCGGAGCCTAGCACTACCACCAACGCTGGGAGAGGAATGCTGCAGGCTGGTTTCAGTACATCTCTGGTCCAGACCCCCCGCCACAACGTGATGTGTGGCTCAGCCAAATGAGATCCACCCACAGAGACATGCATTCATCCCATAACATATCTCATTCACTCACCATTACACACAAGCTGCCTGTCCTCTCTACAGCACATTAGCTAGTCAATAAACTAGATGATAAAATAAAACTAATACAAATACTGTAAGCTCTATTAAAAGTACAAtaggtcacacagacacactggacGTCGTCCAGTGGCCAGAGCACCAGTCCAGAGACGTCCCTAAACACTCTTACATGCCGCACACGCGACACATGAATAATTCATGTTGTCCCCTACAGTAAGTAAGTGTAAGTACGCttgtcacatactgtacatcaagGCCCATTAGCTGAGCATAAGAGAGGGACTTTGGGTACATAAAAGCATCAGCGTCATTCCAGAAGGCTCCTTTTAAGGGTGTCCTTGCTATAGGAGCTGTGGCTACTTGGCCGTATACTAATCTGTTCTTGGTGGTTTGAATGGACAGTCATGATAAAGTTGTAGTCCTTGATGGATCTGCTGCACTTACTATTTATATTCAGATAAAAGTGCCAGCTGAGTGAATACATGTAAACAAAGTCTTAACGAGAGGCTGTGATTGGGCAGACTTCAGTCTAGACAGGAGACATTCCTGTCAATGACCATGTCAAATTCCAAAAGCAGAACCCCAGAAGCTGAGCCTTACTCCTTCGGGTTCCTCTGTACAGCTgggtgaggtcagaggtcagaggatgTAGGTATACCTGTAAATGGGGTCCTGCATCACCAGCATCTTGCTCTGGTCCCAGGTCCACTCTTTCCTCTTGGGGGGGATcaggggaagggagggcagagggacaTACTGTATCAATCACAGCACATAGACAGACCTGTAAAtatatgtttttctttttttgcaaaCCGAGACAGATATTAGAATACCATGCTTGAGATATTGATTATGTATCTCATGAGCTTATTGACTAATAGTGATGCAATAACGTGTCCCCGCCCTTTGGTCTGGTCTTACCTTCTGTTTCTTCCTGAGAACCACCTTGACTCCGTCCACCGACACGATGATGCTGACTTTCTTCTTCTTGATGTTCTTGGCCTTGAACTCATACTGAGGATTACAAACACGCAAAACCCACGGTAAGACAGGGTGGATATTACattttataccatggtctgggtgaatactcgattctgattggctgcaggggtgtccattatcaggtcATATACGGAGACCTACTACgtaattgcagcaaaactgtcttttcaccgttctaaattattgcgctCGCTACATAGTATAcaagcctgtacaaagtgtctgaaataagcaACCATAACAACACGGAcgcagtcaaagcctccatttacaattttgaaagactttaacaagctaacatttcattacaacaatgagtgacttcaatatttcttttaacctatttgcaaaatgttacttttctgaatttcgggctaatagctcagccaaaGGAAAGCCAGTGTTGGTATtatgagctgagcggactaGCCTATAAAgtatcagagttggctaacgtaaaaaaaaaactttagatttttattgcaaaacacatgaaaacatcaattcatgtttgtaaaaaaaatttttggcaagtgaccatggtataagcgggataatgcccttcgaggtgtacaatatcacctgataatggactccGCGGAAGCAACCATCcgatcgtccattatcaggtgatattgtacacctcgtcgggcattatacCTTACTTAATCAATTCTCAGTGTTCAAGACAACTTTGAAAAAACTGCACTTTACAAAACTGCACCCACCCCCTCAAGTACGTTAAATGTGCATACATTATTGACCCAGTTGCATTTTAGTAGTATAATATTtagtcttcacacacacacacacatcccctgccCACCTCACCCCAGTTTTCCCCCTGTACTTTGCTCCCACCTCATCTCACAGATGAAAAGAACACAATAACTCTAACATAAAGCTAAAGTGGAATCAATATGGCCACCATTGGGAACATCAGGTTCTCGCCGACGGTATATTAGCTGAAGCGAAAGGCTAATGTTAGCGTTGTCCTTTTGGACGGTTGATTCCCCAGCTGCTGCCCTTCTGTGATACACACAGTGGTTCAGGGGCATCTGCCAGCCCAGAAACATCCTCCCATCTCCACGGGCAGTGATGAGTCATCTGTCTCTATAGTGAGGGAAGGTTGGTGCAGGGGGGTCTATCATTAAAGCATACCACCTAGTCCTCAGAATTTTCCACACACTCatgctcctacacacacacacacacaaacccacagccacatacacactcacacaaacacacacacatgcagctccTGTATATTTCAGAGAGGTAAAAGAACAATGAAGAAGGAGCCAGAATAAAAGTAATCTCAGTCTCGTTCACTGAATCAGACAtggcagctgtgtgtgagtgcacagTGACTAACACCCTACCTCCTTGCCTGTGTgggacgtttgtgtgtgtggttgtgtgagcgtgtgtgctggAGGAACTAATATGCCCGTTACGTCTTCTCCGCTCAGCAtcactctgctcctcctcactTAAACATGAACCCAGGTCCAGTGATGGCCCCCACCCTTCCTACCACTCCAGACCACCAAgcctcacacactcacgtagAACACCGACTATCTGGGCTGTGTTACTTGACcgtctgggagaggagagaagcagagccaGGAGCAAGGAACAGATATTACACAACCACTTCCTTCATTTGTTGACCTTCTGGAGTGGCATGGACTAATTGGCAAGCTAGCTTTTCTGGGCCTGCCTGTGTATTAGGAGTGTGAAAGCATGAACCAATATGCTTAGTAAACAAAAACAACTTATTCTCTGAGTGTGTCTGCTCTCCAGCTGTGGTGATTAAAGATTGAGAGTCTAATTACCCTGCCCAGAGTCCTCAGAGGGTTGATTATAGCaacgcagagagagacagagacagagagaatagagagcaagagagaaagaaagagagaaagaaagatagaaataaagagagtagagagagagaacgagggagacaTTGGGAGAGTGAGGATGGAACATGAGAAGAAAGCGGGGAGACCCGGACATGGATCAAGCTGGGACGAAACAgccaggagatgagagagggagacataagTAGATCAGACCTTctgggaaacaaaacaacatttgaTGGAATACAGCGTTACTGAACGTTTACAGTCAAACGTGAAATACATGCGTATGAGTTTATGTTTTGTGTTACTGTTACTCCCAGAGCCCACTGAGCTGTGGTCAGACTCTGTCTCACAATCACATTGACACTGTGGAGTCTGGGTTACATGACTGAAGTGGGGGCTTAGATAAAGTATCATAGCAGGACAGGGCTCATcaaacacagtgagagagagagagagagagagagagagagagagagagagagagagagagagagagagagagagagagagagagagagagagagagagagagagagagagaaagaaagagagaaagggggaggcagAAAGTGAAGAAGGGAGACAAGAAGGGAGAAAGTCTAGCAAAATAACATAATACTGGATTTCAACAACGTCCTCAACATCTGAAAACCAAACAGcgctgcacacacccacacacttcctAGAAAATAACGTGAAAAAGGCAAACGTTAGTCTTGTATTATTCACATGTTGGCATGACGATGGAAGAAAAAAGTGTTTTGTAACTTCTTCCAAGTATGAATATGTTCTTTGCTTAAGTGCAAATGTGTTTTGAAATATTCAGACTTTAATGCACCTACATtgttctcctttctctcagAAATACCGGAAAGCAAACAATTAAAAGTTCTCACGGCATACCCCACCTCTAAACTTCAAGATAGCAGGTACCAAAACTCTATATGtagcaaagaaaaaaaagctaaGTGGAAAAGGCTGAGATATTTCTGTAACATTTTggtcttcagagagagagactccacTGCAGTAGAATCAtaaagaatcagaatcagaatgggatttattcgccatgaaagtttgcacagacaaggaatttgctttggcaggaaggtgcatacaataaacatatacctaaaatttaaatatgtggactatctatgctaagggtacataaactagcagtactaagtgggattagaaacAATGAGAGACCGGACGTGCTctgcaaccctaaccctgctctgcAGCCATACTTTACATACTGTCATATCCAGCAGCTTTTAACAGAAAACATTAATCTAACATTACTGCAGTGAACTGGCATTATTCTTTGTGTCAGCATATTCCGTACTCCTCCCACTAAATTCGATGCATAGGCGAGGGCAGGACACTGGGAAAGTTTCACTCTGGTCTGGCACATGCACAACTTATTTGAACATTAAGTTACGCAACATATCTGGCTGGGCCTGAGGGTCTAAAACCTACCCGTCTCTGCCGAACAGCCACAGAGATCCCAGTCAGCATTTTACAATGTAATCTATAAGAACAGCGATCGTCTGGCGAATAGTGATGATAgagcgctaagtggaacagGGACCGATGAAAAGCAAGCTGGCTCCAGGTTCTTAACGCCCCCTCAGCTAAAGGCTAACCCTTGTAATGCTGTTGTGCCTAACCTGCAACTGTACACACTTTTGAATGATTTTGAGTTATGAGGCTGCTCTACTCTATGTACTGTCCTTCTTTTACTATTCTTGATGTGACTTCTGGTCCCCACAAGCATAGTTAAAccagcccatacacacacatgctgagtgACTTGACTGGCAGACAGACGTTTCTATTTAAAAGCGAAAATGTTAGTCAGGCTTCGGTAAATCAAGTTGACAGACAAACATCTTGACATGTAGTTGCAGCAGACGGGTGCCCCAttgattttacatttagtcatttagcagacgctcttatccagagcgacttacagtaagtacagggacattcccccgaggcaagtagggtgaagtgccttgcccaaggacacaacgtcagttggcatgaccgggaatcgaactggcaaccttcggattactagcccgattcccttaccgctcagccacctgactccctaacattTTACAATGTTATTATCAGAACAGGCTTCTTTTATTCAGAGATATGCCACATCCTGTTTGGCCGTGGCACTTGGGAAAGATGTTGTCTCCCTCTCGGGCAAAAAAGAAACAACAAGAGAAGTTTGTCGCCTGCCGTCAAATTCACCACACTCAAAAAAGGAAGAATAGataaactagaaaggcatttcctgctgaaaatgcgttggaatgctgaaagatgaaattatttttcttaaattgcagaaaatacagaaattagaaaatacccgcaagctgaaatgaatgtcaaaaatgtgtgagtcacacaaaagaggcagtgtggaaactgaactgcatcatctaacaacgctaagagctgaaatacaatgcgggagaagctgaaagctgaactggtaaacagaagaagaagtaggcctaggctagctagtcataaaaataatatagtcttaacagctgaaattatagttgggatagtaatagcagtagcagatgtgtgcattgagtgcgtttactcggctttcttagtaggattaaATGtgctgattgaatgaaacatacagcatataggccgatacaggaagacacggcgatactttgttgctgaaggatgatggtgcaagttttgtccgtggagcatacaacgattaataaaaataatcatgtagacgcgcttattgagtaatcgcataactaattacacatgtaaacggagtaatcatatggcataaaccgacaattgctagtatcgggtttctcatggtcaagtaaacgcactcagtggcgtagtagaataaaacagttccattagcaatagtagtaaaggagatattagcagcacctgcagagtaaattgtattaggttgaaatactatcaaactctgtcttgtgactccactaatcagctaataccaatcacctacgtgagactgagtggtgcgtgtctgtcgttgccacggtgatggtgcagctatgattgctaacgcgctgaggggagagaataacagaaatgtagctagaatccacacctcaaacaagttaacctagacacaaaactatacgtccaatccaaaaaataaggatattttccgagacccaagactctgccgaaaccagagatgtcctttatatttctgtgccgtcagaaatacgactctaccggcagtttcaaaatcttgttctttttgctttctctgacgattttgtcaccagatttgcattggtctctatggggcgagagttggactttgtctcgcttttgtggggctctgaacaaatgtgtacgtctgttggattcaacagacagctgtctacgaccagcacaaaattagctatctattgatccaaaaacgaagcatgaagagcgaaaattgtggcaatgctggcaaactagaaatattttttcaacgacatccgaagctgccctccactctaagcgtttcagtctgcactctagggtttcacgtaaacacccatgtaaatctcagaaacggcttgaaaaagtcatgaaacataatcagtgatattgaaaaaagttgaatagatatcaaaaagctgaattatttaaaaaatagtttagggttttgtcaacattttaaagtttaaatggtggctctagctttgattgaggaagaagaaggatttggaagttgaagaagtttaaagaagtttgagaggatctGAAAGAAAACTcaattggaaacccatgttaaaaatattatgaatattgatttatattaatt of the Osmerus eperlanus chromosome 14, fOsmEpe2.1, whole genome shotgun sequence genome contains:
- the si:dkey-34e4.1 gene encoding carboxyl-terminal PDZ ligand of neuronal nitric oxide synthase protein isoform X1; protein product: MPARNRYNLVDDVADSRVPLHNEEAYQHGINFQAKYVGSLDVPRPNSRMEIVAAMRRIRYEFKAKNIKKKKVSIIVSVDGVKVVLRKKQKYVPLPSLPLIPPKRKEWTWDQSKMLVMQDPIYRIFYVSHDSQDLKIFSYIARDGSSNSFRCNVFKSKKKTQAMRIVRTVGQAFEVCHKISLQYAQQDDNGQADGESDKSTEETATEGCQLTVAEREEEVAVVATEPPAGGALCEQAVNEILQSLAELNVVKPGQTIRDFESGSLYTLTSQGLSPRSPCAPSLAPRASQHYLQLLQQQLQQQQQHTQVAVAQVQLLKDQMAAETAARMEAQARVHQLLLQNRDLLQHLALLVQQLKELETPEPRQSHPQGLEQGERGHTQSQNGQESTWSSVTTSTRSLSLNLKNHYNSDQPITSTPAAMFRNTPLQMDGAESYLNLLNLENGTKPTAVQNGGGDALIGPANGRAGSKGSSEVTSNEVVQFESRNSGALDER
- the si:dkey-34e4.1 gene encoding carboxyl-terminal PDZ ligand of neuronal nitric oxide synthase protein isoform X2, with translation MPARNRYNLVDDVADSRVPLHNEEAYQHGINFQAKYVGSLDVPRPNSRMEIVAAMRRIRYEFKAKNIKKKKVSIIVSVDGVKVVLRKKQKRKEWTWDQSKMLVMQDPIYRIFYVSHDSQDLKIFSYIARDGSSNSFRCNVFKSKKKTQAMRIVRTVGQAFEVCHKISLQYAQQDDNGQADGESDKSTEETATEGCQLTVAEREEEVAVVATEPPAGGALCEQAVNEILQSLAELNVVKPGQTIRDFESGSLYTLTSQGLSPRSPCAPSLAPRASQHYLQLLQQQLQQQQQHTQVAVAQVQLLKDQMAAETAARMEAQARVHQLLLQNRDLLQHLALLVQQLKELETPEPRQSHPQGLEQGERGHTQSQNGQESTWSSVTTSTRSLSLNLKNHYNSDQPITSTPAAMFRNTPLQMDGAESYLNLLNLENGTKPTAVQNGGGDALIGPANGRAGSKGSSEVTSNEVVQFESRNSGALDER